A window of Vulpes lagopus strain Blue_001 chromosome 21, ASM1834538v1, whole genome shotgun sequence contains these coding sequences:
- the DDX23 gene encoding probable ATP-dependent RNA helicase DDX23, whose protein sequence is MAGELADKKDRDASPSKEERKRSRTPERERDRDRDRKSSPSKDRKRHRSRDRRRGGSRSRSRSRSKSTERERRHKERERDKERDRNKKDRDRDKDGHRRDKDRKRSSLSPGRGKDFKSRKDRDSKKDEDDEHGDKKPKAQPLSLEELLAKKKAEEEAEAKPKFLSKAEREAEALKRRQQEVEERQRMLEEERKKRKQFQDLGRKMLEDPQERERRERRERMERETNGNEDEEGRQKIREEKDKSKELHAIKERYLGGIKKRRRTRHLNDRKFVFEWDASEDTSIDYNPLYKERHQVQLLGRGFIAGIDLKQQKREQSRFYGDLMEKRRTLEEKEQEEARLRKLRKKEAKQRWDDRHWSQKKLDEMTDRDWRIFREDYSITTKGGKIPNPIRSWKDSSLPPHILEVIDKCGYKEPTPIQRQAIPIGLQNRDIIGVAETGSGKTAAFLIPLLVWITTLPKIDRIEESDQGPYAIILAPTRELAQQIEEETIKFGKPLGIRTVAVIGGISREDQGFRLRMGCEIVIATPGRLIDVLENRYLVLSRCTYVVLDEADRMIDMGFEPDVQKILEHMPVSNQKPDTDEAEDPEKMLANFESGKHKYRQTVMFTATMPPAVERLARSYLRRPAVVYIGSAGKPHERVEQKVFLMSESEKRKKLLAILEQGFDPPIIIFVNQKKGCDVLAKSLEKMGYNACTLHGGKGQEQREFALSNLKAGAKDILVATDVAGRGIDIQDVSMVVNYDMAKNIEDYIHRIGRTGRAGKSGVAITFLTKEDSAVFYELKQAILESPVSSCPPELANHPDAQHKPGTILTKKRREETIFA, encoded by the exons ATGGCAGGAGAGCTGGCTGACAAAAAGGACCGGGATGCATCACCTTCCAAGGAGGAAAGGAAGCGATCTCGGACTCCTGAGAGAGAGCGAGATAGAGACCGGGACCGGAAGTCTTCCCCATCTAAAGACAGGAAGCGGCATCGTTCAAGGGATAGGCGTCGAGGAGGCAGCCGTTCTCGCTCCCGTTCCCGTTCCAAGTCTACGGAAAG AGAGCGAAGGCATAAAGAACGAGAACGGGATAAGGAGCGTGATCGGAATAAGAAGGACCGAGACCGGGACAAGGATGGGCATAGACGGGACAAGGACCGTAAACGATCCAG tttatctCCTGGGCgaggaaaagattttaaatctcGGAAAGACAGAGACTCTAAGAAGGATGAAGATGATGAACATGGCGATAAGAAGCCTAAG GCTCAGCCGTTATCCCTGGAAGAACTTCTGGCCAAGAaaaaggctgaggaagaagctgAGGCAAAG CCCAAGTTCCTCTCCAAAGCAGAACGAGAGGCTGAAGCCCTAAAGCGACGGCAGCAGGAGGTGGAGGAGCGGCAGAGGATGCTCGAAGAAGAGcggaagaaaaggaaacaattccAAGACTTGGGCAGGAAAATGTTGG AAGACCCTCAGGAACGGGAGCGTCGGGAACGCAGGGAGAGGATGGAGCGGGAAACCAATGGAAATGAGGATGAGGAAGGGCGGCAGAAGATCCGGGAGGAGAAGGATAAGAGCAAGGAACTGCATGCCATCAAG GAGCGTTACCTGGGCGGCATCAAGAAGCGGCGCCGAACGAGGCATCTCAATGACCGCAAGTTTGTCTTCGAGTGGGATGCATCCGAGGACACATCCATCGACTACAACCCCCT ATACAAAGAACGACACCAGGTGCAGTTGTTGGGGCGAGGCTTCATTGCAGGCATTGACCTGAAGCAGCAGAAACGAGAGCAGTCTCGTTTCTATGGAGACCTAATGGAGAAGAGGCGGACACTGGAAGAAAAGGAGCAGGAGGA GGCCAGACTCCGCAAGCTCCGTAAGAAGGAAGCAAAGCAGCGCTGGGATGATCGGCACTGGTCCCAGAAGAAGTTAGATGAGATGACGGACAGGGACTGGCGGATCTTCAGAGAGGACTACAGCATCACCACCAAAGGTGGCAAGATCCCCAATCCCATCCGGTCCTGGAAAGACTCTTCTCTGCCCCCGCACATCTTGGAGGTCATCGATAAGTGTGGCTATAAG GAACCAACACCTATCCAGCGTCAGGCAATCCCCATTGGGCTACAGAATCGCGACATCATTGGTGTAGCTGAGACTGGCAGCGGCAAGACAGCGGCCTTCCTCATCCCACTGCTGGTCTGGATCACCACTCTCCCCAAAATCGACAG GATCGAAGAGTCAGACCAGGGCCCTTACGCCATCATTCTGGCCCCCACTCGTGAGTTGGCTCAGCAGATTGAGGAAGAGACCATCAAGTTTGGGAAGCCACTGGGCATCCGCACTGTGGCCGTCATTGGCGGCATCTCCAGAGAAGACCAGGGCTTCAGGCTGCGCATGGGCTGTGAG ATTGTCATCGCTACCCCAGGACGTTTGATTGATGTGCTGGAGAACCGTTACCTTGTACTGAGCCGCTGTACCTATGTGGTTCTGGATGAGGCAGATAGGATGATTGACATGGGCTTTGAGCCAGATGTCCAGAAGATCCTGGAGCACATGCCTGTCAGCAAccagaagccagacacagatgAGGCTGAGGACCCTGAGAAGATGTTGGCCAACTTTGAGTCGGGAAAACATAAGTACCGCCAA ACCGTCATGTTCACGGCCACCATGCCCCCGGCGGTGGAGCGTCTGGCCCGGAGCTATCTTCGGCGACCGGCTGTGGTGTACATTGGCTCTGCGGGCAAGCCCCACGAACGTGTGGAACAGAAGGTCTTCCTCATGTCAGAGTCAGAAAAGAG GAAAAAGTTGCTGGCAATCTTGGAACAAGGCTTTGATCCACCCATTATCATTTTTGTCAACCAGAAGAAAGGCTGTGATGTTTTGGCTAAATCCCTGGAGAAGATGGGG TACAACGCTTGCACACTGCACGGTGGAAAAGGCCAGGAGCAGCGAGAGTTTGCACTGTCCAACCTCAAGGCCGGGGCCAAGGATATTTTGGTGGCTACGGACGTGGCAGGTCGTGGTATTGACATCCAAGATGTGTCTATGGTTGTCAACTATGATATGGCCAAAAACATTGAAG attACATCCACCGCATTGGCCGCACGGGCCGAGCCGGCAAGAGTGGTGTGGCCATCACCTTCCTCACCAAAGAGGATTCTGCTGTGTTCTATGAGCTGAAGCAAGCCATCCTGGAGAGCCCAGTGTCCTCCTGCCCCCCAGAGCTAGccaaccacccagatgcccagcaCAAGCCAGGCACCATCCTCACCAAGAAGCGCCGGGAAGAAACTATCTTTGCTTGA
- the RND1 gene encoding rho-related GTP-binding protein Rho6 has translation MKERRAPQPVVARCKLVLVGDVQCGKTAMLQVLAKDCYPETYVPTVFENYTACLETEEQRVELSLWDTSGSPYYDNVRPLCYSDSDAVLLCFDISRPETVDSALKKWRTEILDYCPSTRVLLIGCKTDLRTDLSTLMELSHQKQAPISYEQGCAIAKQLGAEIYLEGSAFTSEKSIHSIFRTASMVCLNKPSPVPPKSPVRSLSKRLLHLPSRSELISSTFKKEKAKSCSIM, from the exons ATGAAGGAGAGACGGGCCCCGCAGCCAGTCGTGGCCAGATGTAAGCTCGTCCTGGTGGGGGATGTGCAGTGCGGGAAGACGGCGATGTTACAGGTGTTAGCGAAGGACTGCTACCCCGAG ACATATGTGCCCACCGTGTTTGAGAATTACACTGCCTGCTTGGAGACAGAGGAACAAAGGGTGGAGCTCAGTCTCTGGGACACCTCAG GATCTCCCTACTATGACAATGTCCGTCCACTCTGCTACAGCGACTCAGATGCAGTATTGCTATGCTTTGATATCAGCCGACCGGAGACCGTGGATAGTGCACTCAAGAAG TGGAGGACAGAAATCCTAGATTATTGTCCTAGCACACGTGTTTTGCTTATTGGCTGTAAGACAGACCTGCGGACAGACCTGAGCACGCTAATGGAGCTGTCCCACCAGAAACAGGCACCTATCTCCTatgagcag GGTTGTGCCATAGCCAAGCAGCTGGGTGCAGAAATCTACCTGGAAGGCTCGGCTTTCACCTCAGAAAAGAGTATCCACAGCATCTTCCGGACGGCATCGATGGTGTGTCTGAACAAGCCCAGCCCAGTGCCCCCAAAGAGCCCTGTCCGAAGCCTCTCCAAGCGATTGCTTCACCTCCCCAGTCGCTCCGAACTCATCTCCTCTACCTTCAAGAAGGAAAAGGCCAAAAGCTGTTCCATTATGTGA